A stretch of the Diorhabda sublineata isolate icDioSubl1.1 chromosome 11, icDioSubl1.1, whole genome shotgun sequence genome encodes the following:
- the LOC130450381 gene encoding prominin-1-A-like: MIKCILKIFTTRYRIVEMATVEEDNFDGLVPNYTDYIDNHNYLSGSVTFSPVGMAGIYQLTTDFINSIFPENIIEEGTFVWKKDIQNTYYLELKDGLTYKDVIEDYWCFIYILAFILAIAIFLPIVGLIVCCCRCCGNCGGKARPSNKRKELGAKIILAVLLTICLGFFVFGMVGSFASNQQLRKGTNEFPENGRKVYADSQSFLYSIKDQAEHLLKNNYEEFGDAFKDFIQDSGKNIIEQLSVWANASSILRILNFAETLPELKNNLENLSNFTSNLITRETDLEEGMEGIKKNLIETLNKCSEEFKQECMEVEEAISSLAINVDFNKLPDVSQALQLIGELDIENIINVAENGKEVLENAEKNINDTISDVLRQISDKIDEAGTEINNNLNTLDDIAENLTSQFHQVNETIENGYGYLYEYYPYFYYSGVTLCCVLLSATVFSLLGLVFGVFGRRPERSAGDCCTKRSGSLCLMSAAVAIFAFSFICGPITVAMMVSGVAADRVVCYPLRDPEHSTILHLLDDYPGKIRGDDLNYTVGEGLLKCYDNRSIYSVLNLESKFDLSQLDSKFDVTNSLENIREQIGNRWSTFFPDDFEILNETSQGVLEELTKIDPDVDVDSFRTELSKSVVNMDLESVVTSLELLADGMSSRDPQVADGLEKIIEDIKTYEETILEPTMAEARQALELAIIVDGQIKMNSSSMSAAITQFIEDVEFAQNQLKNSDISIEGINKYIDKVEEIIRGYLRRVITVLTEELGQCGPLNVAIHALLIAVCDKITLPWNSFWMSMLICLIASVPMIIFSIWLSSLYKRYKPREQNNERSRLRNSIGKRYNDYYPEQGNDDTIPIGMSNYYGEVFKKNKNVDYYQGASAPKALDDSNYRYNDMSQRLNQYPQQSTRF; the protein is encoded by the exons ATGATAAA gtgtattttgaaaatatttacgacCAGGTATAGAATAGTAGAAATGGCGACCGTCGAGGAAGATAATTTTGATGGTTTAGTGCCTAATTATACTGATTATATCGATAATCACAATTATTTGTCGGGGAGTGTCACTTTTAGTCCCGTGGGAATGGCGGGAATTTATCAATTAACTACCGACTTTATAAACAGTATATTTCCAGAAAATATAATCGAAGAAG GAACTTTTGTTTGGAAAAAGGATATCCAAAACACATATTATCTTGAACTTAAAGATGGGTTAACTTACAAAGATGTTATAGAAGATTATTggtgttttatatatatactgGCGTTTATATTAGCTATAGCTATATTTCTACCTATAGTCGGTCTAATTGTATGTTGTTGTCGCTGTTGTGGAAACTGCGGTGGCAAAGCCAGACCGAGTAACAAAAGAAAAGAACTTGGAGCGAAGATTATCCTTGCAGTTTTATTAACTATATGTTTAGGATTCTTCgt aTTCGGAATGGTGGGTTCTTTTGCGAGTAATCAACAATTACGAAAAGGTACCAATGAATTTCCTGAAAACGGAAGAAAAGTTTATGCGGATTCACAATCTTTCCTCTATAGCATAAAAGATCAAGCAGAACAtcttcttaaaaataattacgAAGAATTTGGTGATGCATTCAAAGATTTCATACAAG ATTCTGGAAAAAATATCATAGAACAGTTATCGGTATGGGCAAACGCAAGTTCTATATTGAGGATACTCAATTTCGCCGAAACTTTAccagaattaaaaaataatttggaaaatttgagtAACTTTACATCGAATTTGATAACGAGAGAGACTGACTTGGAAGAAG gaatGGAGgggattaaaaaaaatttaatagaaacttTAAACAAATGTTCCGAAGAATTTAAACAGGAATGTATGGAAGTAGAAGAAGCTATCAGTAGTTTGGCGATCAATGTCGATTTTAACAAA TTACCGGACGTTTCACAAGCACTACAATTAATCGGAGAGTTAGATATAGAGAATATCATAAACGTCGCTGAGAACGGGAAGGAAGTATTGGAAAATGcggaaaaaaatatcaatgacACAATATCTGATGTTCTACGGCAGATATCCGATAAAATTGACGAAGCAG GTACCGAAATAAACAACAACTTGAATACTTTGGACGATATCGCAGAAAATTTAACCTCGCAATTTCACCAAGTAAACGAAACAATCGAAAACGGTTACGGTTATCTGTACGAGTACTACCCGTACTTTTATTACTCCGGAGTCACGTTGTGTTGCGTTTTACTTTCGGCGACAGTTTTCTCGTTGCTCGGTCTGGTGTTCGGGGTATTCGGAAGGAGACCCGAACGATCCGCCGGCGATTGCTGCACGAAACGAAGCGGAAGTTTATGTTTGATGAG CGCAGCCGTCGCAATATTCGCGTTCTCGTTTATTTGCGGTCCGATCACCGTCGCGATGATGGTGTCGGGCGTCGCCGCCGACAGGGTAGTTTGCTACCCCCTCCGCGACCCTGAACATTCGACGATCCTGCACCTACTAGACGATTATCCGGGGAAAATTCGCGGGGACGATCTGAATTATACGGTCGGCGAGGGGCTGTTGAAATGTTACGATAACCGAAGCATCTACAGCGTGTTGAATTTGGAAAGTAAATTCGATCTATCGCAGCTGGATTCGAAGTTCGACGTAACGAATTCGTTGGAAAATATCCGAGAGCAAATCGGGAATCGGTGGTCGACGTTTTTTCCCGatgatttcgaaattttgaacgAAACTTCCCAAGGGGTATTGGAGGAACTCACGAAAATCGATCCCGATGTCGACGTCGATAGTTTTCGAACCGAG CTGAGTAAGAGCGTGGTTAACATGGATTTGGAAAGTGTCGTGACGTCTTTGGAGCTCTTGGCCGACGGAATGTCTTCGCGAGACCCCCAAGTGGCAGACGGTCTCGAAAAAATCATCGAAGATATCAAAACTTACGAGGAAACAATTTTAGAACCGACGATGGCCGAAGCGCGACAAGCACTC gAACTGGCCATTATCGTAGACGGTCAGATCAAAATGAATTCATCCAGTATGTCTGCGGCTATAACTCAATTCATCGAGGACGTCGAATTCGCccaaaatcaattgaaaaactcCGACATAAGTATAGAG ggaataaataaatatattgataaagtgGAAGAAATAATTCGGGGTTATTTGAGAAGGGTGATTACTGTACTTACTGAAGAGCTAGGTCAGTGTGGTCCTCTAAACGTTGCGATCCATGCACTGTTGATTGCGGTTTGTGATAAAATAACGTTACCATGG AATAGCTTCTGGATGTCGATGTTGATATGTTTGATAGCTTCCGTACCTATGATCATTTTCTCGATATGGTTATCATCATTATATAAAAGGTACAAACCCCGCGAACAAAATAACGAAag atccCGTTTACGAAACAGTATTGGTAAAAGATATAATGATTATTATCCTGAGCAAGGTAATGATGATACGATACCCAT aggTATGAGTAACTATTATGGAgaggtttttaaaaaaaacaaaaacgtggATTACTACCAAGGAGCTAGTGCTCCTAAGGCTCTCGATGATAGTAACTATAGATATAATGACATGTCTCAAAG ATTGAATCAATATCCACAACAATCAACGCGTTTCTAA